In one window of Mucilaginibacter auburnensis DNA:
- the rplX gene encoding 50S ribosomal protein L24, with amino-acid sequence MEKKTKLKIKKGDLVKVIAGDSKGSQGKVVEVLVDKNRAVVEGANMVSKHTKPNAANPNGGIVKQEAAIHISNLALIDPKTGATTRVGRQKNADGKLVRVAKKSGEEIK; translated from the coding sequence ATGGAAAAGAAAACAAAATTAAAGATCAAAAAAGGCGATCTGGTTAAAGTTATAGCCGGCGATTCAAAAGGATCACAAGGTAAAGTGGTTGAGGTATTGGTTGACAAAAACCGTGCTGTTGTTGAAGGTGCCAACATGGTATCAAAACACACTAAACCAAATGCAGCTAACCCTAATGGCGGTATTGTTAAGCAGGAAGCTGCTATACACATTTCAAACCTGGCGTTAATTGATCCTAAAACAGGAGCAACTACCCGTGTTGGCCGCCAAAAAAATGCTGACGGTAAATTAGTTAGAGTAGCAAAAAAATCAGGGGAGGAAATTAAGTAA
- the rplN gene encoding 50S ribosomal protein L14 has translation MVQQESRLNVADNSGAKEVLVIRVLGGTGKRYASIGDKIVVTVKSALPSGNVKKGTVSKAVVVRTKKEIRRRDGSYIRFDDNAAVLLNNQDEPRGTRIFGPVARELREKQFMKIVSLAPEVL, from the coding sequence ATGGTACAACAGGAATCAAGATTAAATGTAGCTGACAACAGCGGCGCTAAAGAAGTTTTAGTGATCCGTGTGTTAGGCGGTACCGGTAAAAGATATGCCTCAATTGGCGACAAGATAGTAGTTACCGTTAAAAGCGCGCTGCCATCAGGTAACGTAAAAAAAGGTACTGTATCAAAAGCCGTAGTGGTTAGAACCAAAAAAGAGATCCGCAGAAGAGACGGTTCATACATCCGTTTTGACGATAACGCGGCTGTTTTATTGAACAACCAGGATGAGCCGAGAGGCACACGTATATTTGGCCCTGTTGCAAGAGAATTGCGTGAGAAACAATTTATGAAAATCGTTTCATTAGCACCGGAGGTATTGTAA
- the rplE gene encoding 50S ribosomal protein L5 → MAEATYTPRLKSKYKEEIRTALKDKFQYKSVMQVPKLEKIAINQGVGGATTDKKLIENTITELTTITGQQAVSSKSKKDISNFKLRKNMPVGVRVTLRDNTMYEFLDRLISVALPRIRDFKGINDKGFDGKGNYTLGITEQIIFPEINIDKINKIQGMDITFVTSATNDVEALELLKQFGLPFKNQNNG, encoded by the coding sequence ATGGCTGAAGCAACTTATACACCAAGATTAAAATCAAAGTACAAGGAAGAGATACGTACTGCACTGAAAGATAAATTTCAGTACAAAAGCGTAATGCAGGTTCCTAAATTAGAGAAAATTGCTATCAACCAGGGTGTTGGTGGTGCTACTACCGACAAGAAATTGATCGAGAACACTATCACTGAGTTAACTACCATTACCGGTCAGCAGGCAGTATCTTCTAAATCAAAGAAAGATATCTCTAACTTTAAATTGCGTAAAAATATGCCGGTAGGTGTACGTGTTACTTTACGTGACAACACCATGTATGAGTTCCTGGATCGTTTGATCTCTGTAGCTCTGCCACGTATCCGCGATTTTAAAGGTATCAATGATAAAGGTTTTGACGGAAAAGGTAATTATACATTAGGTATTACCGAGCAAATTATCTTCCCTGAAATCAATATTGATAAAATTAATAAAATACAAGGTATGGATATTACCTTTGTAACCTCAGCAACTAATGATGTTGAAGCATTAGAGTTACTGAAACAATTTGGTTTACCATTCAAAAATCAAAATAATGGCTAA